TTTTACCTCTCACTTCTTCTATAGTCTCTTCTTCAGGAACAAGAATTCTTGTAACGATATCCCCCATCCCTAGAGTTTCTATTTTTTGTTCAAGGTCAGTTTTTACTTTTTTTTCATACCCCGAATAAGTATGAATCATAAACCATTTTTTTACTAAGGTTTTTTCCATATTTATTATCCTCCAAAGAGAGATACCAAAATCTTTAATAGTCTAGAAGCAATCAAATCAAAAACTCCCAAATATATACTTAATATCAAGCTCATCGCGATTACCCAAAGAGTTGAATTTTTTACTTCTTCTTTGCTCGGCCACTGAACTTTAGAATATTCCATTTTTATTCCTTGAAAAAGATTCATGCGATCACCTTTTTGATTCGACATTATAAAAAAAATGGCAGGTCAAGAGGGACTCGAACCCCCAACCCTCGGTTTTGGAGACCGATGCTCTACCAATTGAGCCATTGACCTGCACGTTGTAAAACTAAACTAATTATTTCTTAGTTTCTTTATGTAAAGTAACTTTTTTGTCCCACTTACAGTATTTATTAATTTCTAATCTTTCTGTAGTATTCTTTTTGTTTTTTGAAGTGCTGTAGTTTCTTCTTTTGCACTCTGTACATTCTAATTGAATATTTACTCTCAATTTTACACCTCCACTCATAACGGTATCATTTAGATCCTCCCATACACATTCTATGTATGGTGTTAAAGAGTTTATATCTTGCTTTCTAAGACTTAGATATATTACCATTTTTTTTATTTCTTGTCAATGATTTTTTTTAATTTAATTAATATTTTTTACATTCTACTAAAATCCTCTATTTTTAAAGGATTTTTATGTATTGATATGGTAATTTAATCTAGTAATCCTATTGTAATTTTAATATTCTATAAAGTATACTTTT
This Candidatus Fusobacterium pullicola DNA region includes the following protein-coding sequences:
- the secE gene encoding preprotein translocase subunit SecE; this encodes MNLFQGIKMEYSKVQWPSKEEVKNSTLWVIAMSLILSIYLGVFDLIASRLLKILVSLFGG
- the rpmG gene encoding 50S ribosomal protein L33 — protein: MRVNIQLECTECKRRNYSTSKNKKNTTERLEINKYCKWDKKVTLHKETKK